One segment of Anaerolineae bacterium DNA contains the following:
- a CDS encoding sigma-54 dependent transcriptional regulator — translation MKIQSLYIKHLQKSIMQEFILGSDVMHSIMKEVDQVAKYDVNVLIIGESGTGKELLAKIIHLQSSRAENPFVPVNCGILSGLMFEDKLFGHEKGSFTGAIRREKGCLELADKGTLFLDEVAEIPLENQVDFLRVLEDFQFIRIGGNELIKVDIRLISATNKDLKTEMRQGLFRDDLFYRLHLVPIYIPPLRERKSVIPKMVDRFLDQLAANYKRPKPTIKLEVIDIFSRYNWPGNVRELKNLVERVFIINNDDVINIEHLPSDFLWHFRDPPRMMNLEEVKQSAETKAVLDALYRVGGDRKRAAGMLAISPRTLRHKLNKYNLKVDRKGKPMTEISSATLKKGLS, via the coding sequence GTGAAAATACAATCTCTATATATAAAACACCTTCAAAAATCGATCATGCAGGAGTTTATCCTGGGTTCTGATGTGATGCATTCCATCATGAAGGAGGTTGATCAAGTAGCAAAATACGATGTGAATGTGCTCATTATAGGAGAAAGCGGCACAGGCAAGGAACTGCTTGCCAAGATCATTCACCTGCAAAGCTCCAGGGCTGAAAATCCTTTTGTACCGGTTAACTGCGGTATTCTTTCCGGCCTGATGTTTGAGGACAAGCTTTTCGGGCATGAAAAGGGCTCCTTTACAGGGGCCATCCGTCGGGAAAAGGGCTGCCTTGAGCTGGCTGACAAAGGAACCCTGTTTCTCGATGAGGTCGCTGAAATACCACTGGAAAACCAGGTGGACTTTTTGCGGGTACTGGAAGATTTCCAATTTATACGGATCGGAGGAAATGAGCTGATTAAGGTTGACATCCGCCTTATCTCGGCAACCAATAAGGACCTCAAGACTGAGATGAGGCAGGGGTTGTTTCGCGATGATCTTTTTTACCGACTTCACCTGGTTCCTATATATATACCTCCTTTGAGAGAGAGAAAATCGGTTATCCCCAAGATGGTGGATCGCTTTCTAGATCAATTGGCAGCCAATTACAAAAGGCCCAAACCCACGATAAAATTAGAGGTCATCGATATTTTCTCTCGTTACAATTGGCCCGGCAATGTCAGGGAATTGAAAAATCTTGTGGAAAGAGTGTTCATTATCAATAATGACGATGTTATAAATATAGAACATCTCCCTTCCGACTTCTTGTGGCATTTTAGAGATCCTCCCAGGATGATGAACCTGGAAGAAGTTAAGCAATCGGCCGAAACAAAAGCCGTCCTGGATGCGCTCTACCGTGTGGGAGGCGACAGGAAACGAGCAGCCGGAATGCTGGCCATCAGCCCTCGAACGTTGAGACACAAGCTCAACAAATATAACTTAAAGGTGGACCGAAAGGGTAAGCCAATGACTGAGATCTCATCGGCCACCCTGAAGAAAGGTCTGTCGTAA